In a single window of the Heptranchias perlo isolate sHepPer1 unplaced genomic scaffold, sHepPer1.hap1 HAP1_SCAFFOLD_785, whole genome shotgun sequence genome:
- the LOC137319258 gene encoding ciliary neurotrophic factor-like: MHTNTHPLPHTLCRKYSQLERQVCEMAARSLLGAARAHRSTLIETLKSCIELGRNLRPKAAETVRIYDQCQGLTEKMTRGLALSEVDGIPLASTSRWAELSDQERLCENFKAYKAFSVFLRLALKNVPDCDASSKLPDALVDLCTKTESFLVLIGQLLVTMGLPVPSVPVPPVDVPRDWDKKIWGHKLLRELCNWSLRSVRDFNKLKTNLAAGRGGRRRDLRGAQMR, translated from the exons atgcacacaaacacacacccactccctcacacGCTCTGCAGAAAGTATTCACAGCTCGAGAGGCAAGTCTGCGAGATGGCAGCAAGGTCACTGCTCGGGGCTGCCCGGGCCCACAGGAGCACCCTGATCGAGACTTTGAAGAGCTGCATCGAGCTGGGCAGGAACCTCAGACCCAAGGCTGCTGAGACCGTGAGGATATAT GACCAGTGCCAGGGACTGACGGAGAAGATGACCCGCGGGCTGGCTCTGTCAGAAGTGGACGGGATCCCCCTGGCCAGCACCAGCAGGTGGGCCGAGCTATCCGACCAGGAGAGGCTGTGCGAGAACTTCAAGGCGTACAAAGCCTTCAGCGTCTTCCTGCGACTGGCCCTCAAGAACGTGCCGGACTGCGACGCCTCGTCAAAGCTGCCCGACGCGCTGGTCGACCTCTGCACCAAGACGGAGAGCTTCCTGGTCCTGATCGGCCAGCTGTTGGTCACCATGGGCCTCCCTGTCCCCTCGGTGCCCGTGCCCCCGGTCGACGTGCCCAGGGACTGGGACAAGAAGATTTGGGGACATAAGCTGCTGCGGGAGCTGTGCAACTGGTCCCTCCGATCGGTGAGGGACTTCAACAAACTGAAAACCAACCTGGCGGCCGGTCGAGGGGGCCGGAGGAGGGACCTGAGAGGGGCCCAGATGAGGTAA